The following proteins come from a genomic window of Rhizobium sp. 007:
- a CDS encoding galactarate dehydratase yields the protein MKIDRMRAFMTRDKDRPRVIVALDTDDGLTGWGECYNHGPDKALPPLLDYLYAFLSGQDPTRVDYLVNLLIQQSRFPPGALGLAAISALDHCLWDLAAKAANVPVYKLLGGEVRDRIKVYAGVYTAPDAPAARDEFDRLNAEWGFTAFKLSPWRIDMHAHRWGNVVKASADYFRTLRETVRDDYEIAFDAHAKIFEPIAARQLGNALAPYDPLFYEEPLRPENIEAWGDLKQGLNCVLATGESLYNRNEFLRLLQVKGADLIQPDICVVGGISEMRRIAFLAEAFFVGVAPHNPMGPLATAVNVHFSAAAQNFRILEYRLPKGQAYVYGGNDIERRQGETRYVVDPYLPKDGYLELRPDRPGWGVEMDEGAMTEEGYVHWQRRVPKRPDGSYAFA from the coding sequence ATGAAGATCGACCGCATGCGGGCTTTCATGACCCGCGACAAGGACCGTCCCCGCGTCATCGTCGCCCTCGACACGGATGACGGCCTGACAGGATGGGGCGAATGCTATAACCATGGTCCGGACAAGGCGCTTCCGCCGCTCTTGGATTATCTCTACGCCTTCCTGTCCGGCCAGGATCCGACACGTGTCGACTATCTCGTGAATCTGCTCATCCAGCAAAGCAGATTTCCGCCAGGCGCACTGGGGCTGGCTGCAATCTCCGCCCTCGATCACTGCCTGTGGGACCTTGCCGCCAAAGCCGCAAACGTTCCCGTCTACAAGCTTCTGGGTGGCGAAGTGCGCGATCGCATCAAGGTCTATGCGGGCGTCTATACGGCACCGGATGCGCCGGCGGCCCGCGACGAGTTCGACCGTCTGAACGCTGAATGGGGTTTTACCGCTTTCAAGCTCAGCCCGTGGCGCATCGACATGCACGCCCATCGCTGGGGCAACGTCGTCAAAGCCTCGGCGGACTATTTTCGCACACTGCGGGAAACCGTGCGCGACGACTATGAGATCGCGTTTGATGCGCACGCCAAGATCTTCGAGCCGATTGCAGCCCGCCAGCTCGGCAATGCGCTGGCACCTTATGATCCGCTGTTTTACGAGGAACCGCTTCGTCCGGAAAACATCGAAGCCTGGGGTGACCTCAAGCAGGGGCTCAACTGTGTGCTCGCAACCGGGGAATCGCTTTACAATCGAAATGAATTCCTGCGCCTGCTGCAGGTGAAGGGCGCCGATCTGATACAACCCGACATCTGCGTGGTTGGCGGCATCAGCGAAATGCGGCGGATTGCGTTTCTCGCCGAGGCTTTCTTCGTCGGCGTGGCACCCCACAACCCCATGGGCCCGCTGGCGACCGCGGTCAACGTTCACTTTTCGGCTGCCGCCCAGAACTTCCGCATTCTCGAATACCGATTGCCGAAGGGCCAGGCCTATGTCTATGGCGGCAACGACATAGAAAGGCGGCAGGGCGAGACGCGATATGTCGTCGATCCCTATCTGCCGAAGGACGGCTATCTGGAACTGCGGCCCGATCGGCCGGGCTGGGGCGTGGAGATGGACGAAGGGGCAATGACTGAGGAAGGTTACGTTCATTGGCAACGGCGCGTCCCGAAACGGCCAGACGGCTCCTATGCCTTTGCTTGA
- a CDS encoding mandelate racemase/muconate lactonizing enzyme family protein, producing MKITGIRTFLMHAGQPDPSKRALDTRSRDDASKMLPGTRNWLFLKLDTDEGITGIGECSGWPRVIETAIHDLAPLLIGEDPANIERLWQKMHIAMMGHGMLGTVGGGAMTGIDMALWDIKGKALGVPVWMLLGGKVRDRIPIYSHANTPERALAAKERGIKAIKCGGVADPVRKVAALREAVGNDIDIAIDLHGPPWLTPADACRLVRALEPYELFWVEDPIAPDNTDGYRRIRDAAHVPLAAGERSATIFGERELIEEELVDVIQPDTGRAGGITQMKKIAAMAEAHHIQVAPHSGSLGPVAEYAALHVLAAIPNALILERIDDDWDGRRQTIVPHPEQVDGLIAVPDAPGLGCDIDETFVARFPSGGNVSIPVPEDAGSYNPGTYNEHLYVQTRLSRRAYFNR from the coding sequence ATGAAGATCACCGGAATTAGAACCTTTCTCATGCATGCGGGCCAACCTGACCCCTCGAAACGGGCCTTGGACACGCGCTCGCGAGACGACGCGTCCAAAATGCTTCCGGGCACCAGAAACTGGCTGTTCTTGAAGCTCGATACCGACGAGGGCATCACCGGCATCGGTGAATGCTCGGGCTGGCCGCGGGTCATCGAGACGGCAATACACGATCTCGCACCACTCCTTATCGGCGAGGACCCCGCCAATATCGAACGGCTCTGGCAGAAGATGCATATCGCCATGATGGGCCACGGCATGCTGGGAACAGTTGGCGGCGGCGCCATGACCGGCATCGACATGGCACTTTGGGACATTAAGGGAAAAGCCCTCGGCGTGCCGGTCTGGATGCTGCTCGGCGGCAAGGTGCGCGACCGGATCCCGATCTACTCCCATGCAAACACCCCCGAGCGGGCGCTTGCAGCCAAGGAGCGCGGTATCAAGGCGATCAAGTGTGGCGGGGTGGCCGATCCGGTCCGCAAGGTCGCTGCTTTGCGCGAGGCGGTCGGCAACGATATCGACATTGCGATCGATCTGCACGGACCGCCATGGCTGACGCCTGCAGATGCCTGCCGGCTGGTGCGGGCATTGGAGCCTTACGAACTCTTCTGGGTCGAAGATCCGATTGCCCCTGACAACACCGATGGCTATCGGCGTATTCGCGATGCGGCGCACGTGCCTTTGGCGGCCGGCGAGCGTTCGGCGACCATCTTCGGCGAACGGGAACTTATCGAAGAAGAACTGGTCGACGTGATCCAGCCGGATACCGGCCGGGCTGGCGGCATTACGCAGATGAAGAAGATTGCGGCAATGGCCGAGGCGCACCATATCCAGGTGGCACCGCATTCCGGCTCGCTTGGCCCGGTCGCCGAATATGCGGCCCTGCACGTGCTTGCTGCGATCCCCAACGCCCTCATCCTCGAGCGCATCGATGACGACTGGGATGGCCGCCGGCAGACGATCGTACCTCATCCCGAGCAGGTCGACGGATTGATTGCAGTTCCTGATGCGCCGGGGCTCGGCTGCGACATCGATGAGACGTTCGTGGCTCGCTTCCCAAGTGGCGGCAACGTCTCGATACCCGTGCCGGAGGATGCCGGCTCGTACAATCCCGGAACCTACAACGAGCATCTCTATGTGCAGACACGTCTGTCGCGCCGCGCCTATTTCAATCGGTAG
- a CDS encoding K(+)-transporting ATPase subunit F → MTLDYILGGAVTVFLTVYLTYALIRPERF, encoded by the coding sequence ATGACGCTCGATTATATCCTAGGCGGTGCGGTGACGGTGTTTCTGACTGTCTATCTCACCTACGCCCTCATTCGCCCCGAGCGCTTCTGA